In Desulfoplanes formicivorans, a genomic segment contains:
- the thrB gene encoding homoserine kinase, giving the protein MSALVQPATHTTRSLVLIGMAGAGKSTLGKTLARTLGFAHVDTDHLLEAWWGMDLQTLADTLSREQFLNAEARLIQSLDIRRAVISTGGSVIYDPASVAHLKELGICIYLKAQLSTIEQRIAQNPLRGLAMAPGQSIKDLYREREALYEQAADMIVRTDTQSVQACVATILDRLPAPRTDTTT; this is encoded by the coding sequence ATGTCTGCACTTGTTCAGCCTGCAACACATACGACTCGTTCCCTTGTTCTCATCGGCATGGCCGGTGCCGGCAAGTCCACCCTTGGCAAAACATTGGCCAGGACATTGGGATTCGCCCATGTGGACACGGACCACCTGCTCGAGGCCTGGTGGGGCATGGATTTGCAGACCCTGGCTGATACCCTTTCCAGAGAACAGTTTCTCAATGCCGAAGCCCGCCTCATCCAGTCCCTGGACATCAGGCGAGCGGTCATTTCCACGGGGGGAAGCGTTATCTATGACCCGGCATCTGTCGCGCATCTCAAGGAGTTGGGCATCTGCATCTACCTCAAGGCTCAACTATCGACCATTGAGCAACGCATTGCCCAAAACCCTTTGCGGGGATTGGCCATGGCCCCGGGCCAGTCCATCAAAGACCTGTACAGGGAAAGGGAGGCCCTTTACGAACAGGCCGCAGACATGATTGTCCGTACGGACACGCAGAGCGTCCAGGCCTGTGTGGCGACCATTCTTGACCGCCTGCCAGCTCCCCGGACCGACACCACCACCTGA
- a CDS encoding ABC transporter ATP-binding protein, with protein sequence MLLEIKDLYVRYGNIEALHGVSLTVDKGEAVTLIGANGAGKTTTLNTITRVPPPEGPKVSGGDILYNGESLLDIEAHTIVQKYKIALAPEGRHIFGNLTVEENLQLATYARKDTEAIKADYKRVYDLFPRLVERKKQRSESLSGGEQQMLAVGRALMTGCDFLLLDEPSMGLAPLLMYDMFRALKKLNQQGMTILLIEQNARLALQFAHRGYVMDTGEIVAHGTAKELSENPDVKKAYLGG encoded by the coding sequence ATGCTGCTTGAAATCAAAGACCTTTACGTACGATATGGCAATATCGAGGCACTGCACGGCGTTTCCCTCACCGTTGACAAGGGCGAAGCCGTGACCCTTATCGGCGCCAACGGCGCCGGCAAAACCACCACCCTCAACACCATCACCCGCGTTCCCCCGCCCGAAGGCCCCAAGGTCTCCGGCGGCGACATCCTGTACAATGGAGAGAGCCTGCTGGACATCGAGGCCCACACCATTGTCCAGAAATACAAGATCGCCCTGGCTCCCGAAGGGCGGCACATCTTCGGCAACCTCACGGTGGAGGAAAACCTGCAGCTGGCCACCTATGCCCGCAAGGATACCGAGGCCATCAAGGCCGATTACAAGCGGGTCTATGACCTCTTTCCGCGGCTGGTGGAACGCAAGAAACAACGCAGCGAATCCCTAAGCGGCGGGGAACAGCAGATGCTTGCCGTGGGCCGGGCCCTCATGACAGGGTGCGATTTTCTGCTTTTGGACGAGCCCTCCATGGGTCTGGCCCCCCTGCTCATGTACGACATGTTCCGGGCCCTCAAAAAGCTCAACCAGCAGGGCATGACCATTTTGCTCATTGAGCAGAACGCCCGGTTGGCCCTGCAATTTGCCCACCGGGGCTATGTCATGGATACCGGTGAGATCGTGGCCCATGGCACGGCAAAGGAACTGAGCGAAAACCCCGATGTCAAAAAGGCCTATCTGGGCGGGTGA
- a CDS encoding ABC transporter ATP-binding protein produces the protein MPLLEIHELTQYFGGLCAVSDFSVALESGELVGLIGPNGAGKTTVFNLVSGFYKPTQGKIIFKGSSIAGLKPHEITGRGIARTFQNIRLWNHMTVLENICVSQHYNMGYSLMDALLRTKRYLKQEKRIVTEAMNILEALDLARYADEVPPNLPYGLQRKVEIARALSIKPSLLLLDEPAAGLNSADVKDLISLIQRIHREFDITIWMIEHQMTVVMTLCSRLKVIDFGATIADGTPDEIQNNPDVIKAYLGDDAI, from the coding sequence ATGCCATTATTGGAAATACACGAGTTAACGCAGTATTTCGGCGGGCTGTGCGCTGTTTCGGATTTTTCCGTGGCCCTAGAATCCGGTGAACTCGTCGGACTCATCGGACCCAATGGCGCAGGCAAGACCACGGTATTCAATCTTGTCAGCGGATTCTACAAGCCGACCCAGGGAAAAATCATCTTCAAGGGCTCGTCCATTGCCGGGCTCAAGCCCCATGAAATAACCGGCCGGGGCATAGCCAGAACCTTTCAGAACATCCGGTTGTGGAATCACATGACCGTGCTGGAAAACATCTGCGTGTCCCAGCACTACAACATGGGATACAGCCTCATGGACGCCCTGCTGCGCACCAAAAGATATCTCAAGCAGGAAAAGCGTATTGTCACCGAGGCCATGAACATCCTGGAAGCCCTGGATCTTGCCCGGTACGCCGATGAAGTTCCTCCCAACCTTCCCTATGGTTTGCAGCGCAAGGTGGAGATCGCCCGGGCCCTGTCCATCAAGCCGTCCCTGCTTCTGCTGGACGAACCCGCAGCCGGCCTCAATTCCGCCGACGTCAAGGACCTCATCAGCCTGATCCAGCGCATCCACCGGGAATTCGACATCACCATCTGGATGATCGAACACCAGATGACCGTGGTCATGACCCTGTGTTCCCGACTCAAGGTCATTGATTTTGGTGCGACCATTGCCGATGGAACCCCGGACGAGATCCAGAACAATCCCGACGTGATCAAAGCCTATCTTGGAGACGATGCAATCTGA
- a CDS encoding branched-chain amino acid ABC transporter permease, translating to MQKYSVPFLVVVLLVGLVACAQTGFMDLYIQSIVLFMGINIILSSSLNIVNGYMGEFACGHAAFMAVGAYVSSTLNVWLFTQDKFFGPPVLSPDLALYFFPVVLLAGGVVAALAGILIAIPSFKTRGDYLAIITIAANYIVTSTIINMDSIGGARGFMGMKKILFAMSDTVDLPWILIWVVISTVLTIWIIRRFVSSTYGKGIIAICQDEVAAEIMSVNTNKMKLIAFMLSSGLAGIAGGLYAHILGYINPGSFGILKSTECLVMVYLGGMGSLSGSVISAILFTLLLEVLRFVIPWMDTVMHWAYLLPDGYHLSQVWKWVFIPMILILLMQFRPEGIMGNRELSDFFPKLKKFYSFK from the coding sequence ATGCAAAAGTATTCAGTTCCATTTCTTGTGGTTGTTCTTCTTGTCGGCCTTGTGGCCTGTGCACAAACAGGATTCATGGATCTGTACATCCAGTCCATTGTCCTGTTCATGGGCATCAACATCATCCTTTCCAGCAGCCTGAACATCGTCAACGGGTACATGGGAGAATTCGCCTGCGGCCACGCAGCCTTCATGGCGGTTGGGGCCTATGTGTCCTCCACCCTGAACGTATGGCTGTTCACCCAGGACAAGTTTTTCGGGCCTCCGGTGCTTTCGCCGGATCTGGCCCTGTATTTCTTTCCCGTGGTGCTGCTGGCAGGCGGGGTTGTGGCCGCCCTGGCCGGCATTCTCATTGCCATCCCCTCGTTTAAAACCAGAGGCGACTATCTGGCCATCATCACCATTGCGGCCAACTACATTGTCACCAGCACCATCATCAACATGGACAGCATTGGCGGGGCCAGGGGATTTATGGGCATGAAGAAGATCCTCTTTGCCATGTCCGATACCGTGGATCTTCCCTGGATCCTCATCTGGGTGGTTATCAGCACGGTGTTGACCATCTGGATCATCCGCAGGTTTGTCAGTTCCACCTATGGCAAGGGCATCATAGCCATCTGCCAGGACGAGGTAGCTGCGGAGATCATGAGCGTGAACACCAACAAGATGAAGCTCATCGCCTTTATGCTCTCCTCGGGACTGGCCGGCATTGCCGGAGGACTTTACGCCCACATCCTGGGGTACATCAATCCCGGTTCCTTTGGCATTCTCAAGTCCACGGAATGCCTGGTCATGGTTTACCTCGGCGGCATGGGCTCCCTGAGCGGGTCGGTTATCTCGGCCATTTTGTTCACCCTGCTCCTGGAAGTGCTCCGGTTTGTCATCCCCTGGATGGATACGGTGATGCACTGGGCGTACCTCCTTCCCGACGGGTATCACCTGAGCCAGGTCTGGAAATGGGTGTTCATCCCCATGATCCTGATCCTGCTCATGCAGTTCCGGCCCGAAGGCATCATGGGCAACCGGGAATTGTCCGATTTTTTTCCAAAATTGAAAAAATTCTATTCTTTCAAGTAA
- a CDS encoding branched-chain amino acid ABC transporter permease, with amino-acid sequence MLASILQNIINALQWGSFYSLIALGYTLVYGVLLLINFAHGDIFMVGAYIAFFVATFFLSMTTLPGWMVLALTIPLGMILTALVGVSLERIAYRPLRRKGAHRLYVVITALMCGLVLENGNLALLGASRKSFPELIDKVVYTVGTVTMTNLKVAVILSALLTFAILQFIVTKTKIGMAMRAISYDKFAVPLMGIPIDTVIVFTFVLGSAFAGLAGLLFALSYPILDPYMGAMIGWKAFIAAVVGGIGDIRGAFFGGFLLGFVEILVVAFFPSTYRDLIAFSILLVILCIKPTGLFGVAKTTKI; translated from the coding sequence GTGCTCGCAAGTATTCTTCAAAACATCATCAACGCCCTGCAATGGGGGAGCTTCTATTCCCTCATCGCCCTGGGATACACCCTGGTGTACGGTGTCCTGCTGCTCATCAACTTTGCCCACGGCGACATCTTCATGGTGGGGGCGTACATCGCCTTTTTCGTGGCCACCTTTTTCCTGTCCATGACCACCCTGCCGGGATGGATGGTTCTTGCCCTGACCATTCCCTTGGGCATGATCCTCACGGCCCTGGTGGGAGTCTCCCTGGAACGCATTGCCTACCGCCCCCTGCGCCGCAAGGGCGCTCACAGGCTCTACGTGGTCATCACCGCCCTCATGTGCGGTCTTGTGCTGGAAAACGGCAACCTGGCCCTGCTGGGCGCCAGCCGCAAGAGTTTTCCCGAGCTCATTGACAAGGTGGTCTATACCGTGGGCACCGTGACCATGACCAACCTCAAGGTGGCGGTTATTCTTTCGGCCCTGCTGACCTTTGCCATCCTCCAGTTCATCGTCACCAAGACCAAGATCGGCATGGCCATGCGGGCCATATCCTATGACAAATTTGCTGTCCCCCTCATGGGCATTCCCATTGACACGGTCATCGTGTTCACCTTTGTGCTGGGATCGGCCTTTGCCGGGTTGGCCGGGCTCCTCTTTGCCCTGTCCTATCCCATTCTCGACCCCTATATGGGAGCCATGATCGGCTGGAAGGCCTTTATCGCGGCTGTTGTGGGCGGCATCGGCGACATCCGGGGCGCCTTTTTCGGCGGCTTTTTGCTGGGATTCGTAGAAATTCTGGTGGTGGCCTTTTTCCCGTCCACCTACCGGGATCTCATCGCCTTTTCCATTTTGCTGGTCATTTTGTGCATCAAACCCACAGGGCTTTTTGGCGTGGCCAAGACAACCAAGATCTGA
- a CDS encoding ABC transporter substrate-binding protein codes for MLVVVFAASVLCLTACSKKDSAAPKEIKIGFNIPLTGDIPKVGEESKFAGEMLKEAINAAGGLEVGGQKYKLNFVYADNESKAESAVSVALKLIEKDQVLAIVGPNSSKQAVPAGQACDDNRTPMISPWSTNPDATLNRPWVFRAAFLDPFQGPVAADFAMEQFGAKTAAVLFALANDYSKGLAEIFQADFEKKNGPGSVVAFESYGDKDQDFSAQLTKIIAAKPDFIFLPNNYNEVALIVKQAHDLGWTGPFMGADAWGNSELMTLCGDDCKGQYFSTHYAAAGATGATKEFIDKYTAKYGYEPADVAALTWDATNILLKAIQDMGSLGNDLKENRKNLRDALANVAEFHGITGTMKFDAQGDPIKCAVVVKINDNGKFEFTKSVCP; via the coding sequence ATGTTGGTTGTGGTCTTTGCTGCATCAGTCCTGTGCCTGACAGCCTGTTCCAAAAAAGACAGTGCAGCCCCCAAGGAAATCAAGATCGGTTTCAACATTCCCCTGACCGGCGACATTCCCAAGGTTGGCGAGGAATCCAAGTTTGCAGGCGAGATGCTCAAGGAGGCCATCAACGCGGCCGGAGGATTGGAAGTCGGCGGCCAGAAGTACAAACTGAATTTTGTCTACGCGGACAACGAATCCAAGGCCGAGTCAGCCGTGTCCGTGGCCCTCAAGCTCATTGAAAAGGACCAGGTTCTGGCCATTGTGGGTCCCAATTCAAGCAAGCAGGCGGTTCCTGCCGGCCAGGCCTGTGACGACAACCGCACCCCCATGATCTCACCCTGGTCCACCAACCCCGACGCAACCCTGAACCGACCCTGGGTTTTCCGGGCCGCCTTTCTTGATCCCTTTCAGGGGCCTGTTGCTGCTGATTTTGCCATGGAACAGTTCGGCGCCAAAACAGCGGCCGTGCTCTTTGCCTTGGCCAACGACTACAGCAAGGGACTGGCCGAGATCTTTCAGGCCGATTTTGAAAAAAAGAACGGACCCGGTTCGGTGGTGGCCTTTGAAAGCTACGGCGACAAGGATCAGGACTTCAGCGCCCAGCTGACCAAGATCATTGCGGCCAAGCCCGATTTCATCTTTTTACCCAACAACTATAATGAAGTGGCCCTTATCGTGAAACAGGCCCATGACCTTGGCTGGACCGGTCCCTTCATGGGTGCCGACGCCTGGGGCAACTCCGAACTCATGACCCTGTGCGGCGATGACTGCAAGGGCCAGTACTTCTCCACCCATTACGCTGCTGCCGGAGCCACCGGTGCCACCAAGGAATTCATCGACAAGTACACGGCCAAATACGGGTACGAACCCGCCGACGTGGCTGCCCTGACCTGGGATGCCACCAACATTCTGCTCAAGGCCATCCAGGACATGGGTTCCCTTGGTAACGACCTCAAGGAAAACCGCAAGAACCTGCGTGACGCCCTGGCCAATGTGGCCGAATTCCATGGGATAACCGGAACCATGAAGTTTGATGCCCAGGGTGATCCCATCAAATGCGCCGTGGTTGTCAAAATCAATGACAACGGCAAATTCGAATTCACCAAGTCCGTCTGCCCCTAA
- a CDS encoding D-sedoheptulose 7-phosphate isomerase, with translation MEDRTLTILKEHAEAGATLRQRFFERNADLLAEIAKSMAVTMAREGKILLCGNGGSAADCQHIAAEFTNRFLLERPPLPALSLTTDTSALTAIGNDYGFDQVFEKQLRALGRTGDVLVAISTSGNSANIVNAVQAAREMGIVVVGLSGRDGGAMAPLCDYLLLVEDRNTPLIQEIHIAAGHLLCRLVDYYLFENVALIQPYLGG, from the coding sequence ATGGAAGATCGTACCCTGACGATTCTCAAGGAACATGCCGAAGCAGGCGCAACCCTTCGCCAGCGTTTTTTTGAACGCAACGCCGATCTTCTGGCCGAAATTGCCAAATCCATGGCCGTGACCATGGCGCGTGAAGGCAAAATCCTGCTTTGCGGAAACGGCGGCAGTGCGGCGGATTGCCAGCATATTGCCGCCGAATTCACCAATCGATTCCTTCTTGAACGGCCTCCGCTGCCAGCCTTGTCCTTGACCACGGATACCTCGGCCCTGACCGCCATTGGCAATGATTATGGATTTGATCAGGTTTTCGAGAAACAGCTGCGTGCCCTCGGGCGTACGGGCGATGTGCTGGTGGCCATATCCACATCTGGAAACAGTGCCAATATTGTCAATGCGGTGCAGGCTGCCAGGGAAATGGGGATCGTTGTTGTGGGCCTGAGCGGTCGGGATGGGGGTGCCATGGCCCCCCTGTGCGATTATCTCCTCCTTGTTGAGGACAGGAACACGCCGCTTATTCAGGAAATACACATAGCTGCCGGACATCTCCTGTGCAGGCTGGTGGACTATTATCTGTTTGAAAATGTCGCCCTGATCCAGCCCTATCTCGGTGGATGA
- a CDS encoding FmdB family zinc ribbon protein, with protein sequence MPIYEFECLKCKSQFEEVVLGDSDQIKCPHCDSSQVKKLMSTGSFVTGGPIVMGKAGSSAITTRGSSPCASCRGGSCATCGVK encoded by the coding sequence ATGCCTATTTACGAATTTGAATGTTTGAAATGCAAAAGTCAGTTTGAAGAAGTGGTTCTTGGAGACAGTGATCAGATCAAGTGCCCCCATTGCGATTCGAGCCAGGTCAAAAAGCTCATGTCAACAGGGTCCTTTGTCACGGGTGGCCCCATTGTCATGGGCAAAGCCGGTTCAAGCGCCATCACCACCAGGGGATCCAGCCCCTGTGCCTCCTGCCGGGGCGGGAGCTGTGCAACGTGTGGTGTGAAATAG
- the hemC gene encoding hydroxymethylbilane synthase, producing the protein MDQIRIATRGSKLALWQAEHIKGLLQATYPDMKVGLVIIKTKGDKIQDVPLAQVGGKGLFVKEIEEALLDGRADIAVHSMKDVPTELPEELMLGIIPQREACEDCLVSMRFTGLDELPEKATVGTSSLRRQAQLLNMRPDLNIVALRGNLDTRLGKLERGDFDAIVVARAGLNRLNLSAPCMHTFAPDRFLPAVAQGALGIEFRADRSDLASVLAFMDDHPTRVCVLAERAFLFRLEGGCQVPIACHAVMHGSELRITGMVADVTGRECILRSTTGPVAQGEQMGRELADVILDAGGRRILQELYLS; encoded by the coding sequence ATGGATCAGATTCGCATAGCCACCCGAGGAAGCAAACTGGCCCTGTGGCAGGCCGAGCATATCAAGGGACTTCTGCAGGCAACCTACCCGGACATGAAGGTGGGTTTGGTAATCATCAAGACCAAGGGGGACAAGATTCAGGATGTCCCTCTGGCCCAGGTGGGCGGCAAGGGTCTTTTTGTCAAGGAAATCGAGGAGGCCCTTTTGGACGGGAGGGCGGATATTGCTGTCCACAGCATGAAGGACGTGCCCACTGAACTTCCCGAGGAACTGATGCTGGGAATCATTCCCCAGCGTGAGGCCTGCGAGGACTGTCTTGTTTCCATGCGGTTTACCGGGCTTGACGAGCTGCCTGAAAAGGCCACTGTGGGAACGAGCAGTCTGCGCCGGCAGGCGCAGCTTTTGAACATGCGTCCAGACCTGAACATCGTTGCCTTGCGCGGCAACCTGGATACCCGGCTGGGCAAGCTTGAGCGGGGAGATTTTGACGCCATTGTCGTGGCCAGGGCCGGGCTCAACAGACTGAATCTGAGTGCCCCCTGCATGCACACCTTTGCCCCGGACAGATTCCTGCCTGCCGTGGCCCAGGGCGCCCTGGGCATTGAGTTCAGGGCCGACCGGTCCGATCTTGCCTCTGTACTGGCCTTTATGGATGACCATCCCACCAGGGTATGCGTGCTTGCGGAGCGTGCCTTTCTGTTCCGGCTGGAAGGCGGTTGTCAGGTTCCCATTGCCTGCCATGCCGTGATGCATGGTTCGGAGTTGAGGATCACGGGCATGGTGGCCGACGTCACGGGCAGGGAATGCATCCTGCGTTCGACAACAGGACCGGTTGCCCAAGGGGAACAGATGGGCCGGGAACTGGCCGATGTGATTCTGGATGCAGGCGGGAGAAGGATTTTGCAGGAACTCTATCTGTCATGA
- a CDS encoding response regulator, which translates to MTNQHSAMTSAPYSILIADDHEIVRDGLKSMLAMFDEFNVVGEAKDGLETIQAFDSLCPDILLLDLSMPGLNGALTTKKIMTDHPDAKILILTAHYADEYLYSTLEAGAMGYILKEQPSDELIHAIKTVLKGEPYLSPKISSHIISSFVAAKREQQYSPSFATLTVREREVLSLVALGKTSKSIAEQLHLSVKTVEKHRSNLLKKTGLHNASALTEYAIKHGLVIKTQKNIMEL; encoded by the coding sequence ATGACCAATCAACATTCAGCCATGACCTCGGCCCCGTATTCGATACTCATTGCCGATGACCACGAAATCGTCAGGGATGGCCTCAAGAGTATGCTGGCCATGTTTGATGAGTTCAACGTAGTGGGTGAAGCAAAAGATGGCCTGGAAACCATACAAGCCTTTGATTCCCTGTGCCCGGATATCCTGCTTTTGGATCTTTCCATGCCCGGACTCAACGGGGCCCTGACCACCAAGAAAATCATGACCGACCATCCGGATGCAAAGATTCTCATTCTCACGGCCCATTATGCCGATGAGTATCTTTACTCCACCCTGGAGGCCGGAGCCATGGGATACATTCTCAAGGAACAGCCAAGCGATGAACTGATCCACGCCATCAAAACCGTGCTCAAGGGTGAACCCTACCTGAGCCCCAAGATATCATCGCACATCATCTCGAGTTTTGTGGCGGCCAAACGGGAGCAGCAATACTCCCCGAGTTTTGCCACCTTGACGGTACGCGAACGCGAGGTATTGTCCCTGGTCGCTCTGGGCAAAACGAGCAAAAGCATTGCCGAACAGCTCCATCTCAGCGTCAAGACCGTGGAGAAACACCGTTCCAATCTCCTGAAAAAAACAGGCCTTCACAATGCATCGGCCCTGACGGAATATGCCATCAAGCATGGCCTGGTCATCAAGACCCAGAAAAACATCATGGAACTGTAG
- a CDS encoding ABC transporter substrate-binding protein, with protein MQIVRMIVTLALYLALVGVHLAGAAQEPASVNIAQGKGPLSVLLVVAEEKGFFVKHGVEVALHTYNRGILAIRDGMIRDQCDGALGGATVATLEAFSHPHAFKIVTEMAFTDNQDTIIARTDRGITSPGDLIGKRLAVPRGGTAHFFLTSYLEKWNIPVNMVDVVFLSKKEMVKAIAQGRVDAICQHEPVTEKVRKALHNQTVEFEEKALTRKITVLLFRTPFIKAHPQKVKAVLRGITDAWQYMQDHLDECVEILSRRKNISKENACHFLEHTFNFRGLGLSQSLLLKIEYATFWAISAGLGERENAPDSLNLIDYSLLEQMDPGRVTIIRKE; from the coding sequence ATGCAAATTGTTCGCATGATCGTTACCCTAGCCCTTTACCTCGCGTTGGTGGGCGTGCATCTGGCCGGGGCAGCACAGGAGCCCGCCAGTGTGAATATCGCTCAAGGCAAGGGGCCTTTGAGCGTACTGCTGGTGGTGGCCGAAGAAAAGGGTTTTTTTGTCAAGCACGGGGTCGAGGTTGCCTTGCATACCTACAACCGCGGCATTTTGGCTATCAGGGACGGCATGATCCGGGATCAGTGCGATGGCGCTCTTGGCGGAGCCACTGTGGCCACGCTTGAGGCGTTTTCCCATCCCCATGCCTTCAAAATTGTTACCGAGATGGCTTTTACCGACAACCAGGATACCATCATCGCCCGAACGGACAGGGGGATCACTTCCCCAGGGGATCTCATCGGAAAGAGGCTTGCCGTCCCACGGGGAGGTACGGCCCATTTCTTTCTCACGAGCTATCTGGAAAAATGGAATATTCCGGTCAATATGGTTGATGTGGTTTTCCTGTCCAAAAAGGAAATGGTTAAGGCCATTGCCCAGGGACGCGTGGACGCCATTTGTCAGCATGAGCCCGTGACTGAGAAGGTGCGCAAGGCCCTGCACAACCAGACCGTTGAATTTGAGGAAAAGGCATTGACCCGAAAAATAACGGTCCTGCTTTTTAGAACGCCATTCATCAAGGCCCATCCCCAAAAGGTCAAGGCTGTACTTCGCGGCATTACCGACGCCTGGCAGTACATGCAAGACCATCTTGACGAATGCGTGGAAATTCTTTCCCGAAGAAAAAACATTTCCAAAGAGAATGCCTGTCATTTCCTCGAGCATACCTTCAATTTCAGGGGTCTTGGCCTCTCCCAGTCCCTACTTCTCAAAATAGAGTATGCAACTTTCTGGGCCATTTCTGCGGGCTTGGGGGAGAGGGAAAACGCGCCCGACTCCTTGAATTTGATAGATTACTCCTTGTTGGAACAGATGGATCCCGGCCGTGTGACTATCATACGCAAGGAGTGA
- a CDS encoding sensor histidine kinase codes for MKISSKILMAYVLLLLEHALVIGIFFFTVNYINRSIEQNARVYTIVKNVSELIQLADEINEINQNRVFNQWDVLLSHVRENLYHIDNNDNKTERIILDILVDIQRADDIIKSFSKKHIKSYGKTYTNKNNINNINVILKNVSTSCDILLDASLQKVDQVEKWCESTIVLVVVFFACSLVWAFWFIEKNIVFPLNLLAAKTKQIGQGDFDLTMDVVSHDEIGDFTRSFVEMAHQLRVVTVSRDAMIREVQARKDVELQLKKKESSLKALSSKMMTVLEEERKKIGRDLHDSVVQDLVGLKLHQENAIRALQRSHPGMDLARFEQNLAYINTAIIQLREIIMGLRPAILDDLGLIPALEWYCREFSKTYAQFRLSVDMDTPNVPIPEDVGTAVFRIVQEALKNIVKHSDASCIMVTIKSDDHVLEVRVEDDGQGMDLERDEIELLSMGFSGMRERAEAVHGEFRVHSSPGEGVAICVLFPLDDSHTGQSGGPDESDRSLRLT; via the coding sequence ATGAAAATTTCATCAAAAATACTTATGGCGTATGTTTTGCTTCTTTTAGAGCATGCATTAGTCATAGGTATTTTTTTCTTTACAGTGAATTATATAAACCGGTCTATTGAGCAGAACGCGCGTGTTTATACGATCGTGAAGAATGTTTCCGAGCTCATCCAGTTGGCTGATGAAATCAATGAGATCAATCAAAACAGAGTGTTCAATCAATGGGATGTCTTGTTGTCACATGTAAGAGAAAATCTTTATCATATTGACAATAATGATAACAAGACAGAACGCATCATCCTTGATATTCTCGTTGATATACAAAGAGCAGATGATATCATCAAATCTTTTTCAAAAAAACACATTAAATCATACGGCAAAACATACACCAATAAAAACAACATAAATAATATTAATGTTATTTTAAAAAATGTTTCAACATCGTGCGATATTCTTCTTGATGCGTCGTTGCAAAAAGTAGATCAAGTAGAAAAATGGTGTGAGTCTACCATAGTACTTGTCGTTGTTTTTTTTGCATGTTCTCTTGTTTGGGCGTTCTGGTTCATTGAAAAAAATATTGTTTTTCCCCTGAATTTGTTAGCGGCAAAGACCAAACAGATTGGGCAGGGCGATTTCGACTTAACCATGGATGTCGTTTCCCATGATGAAATCGGTGATTTTACCCGATCGTTCGTGGAAATGGCCCATCAACTCCGGGTTGTTACTGTTTCCCGTGACGCAATGATTCGTGAAGTACAGGCTAGGAAAGATGTCGAACTCCAGCTTAAAAAAAAGGAATCTTCCCTCAAGGCGTTATCATCGAAGATGATGACCGTTCTGGAGGAGGAACGCAAGAAGATTGGCCGTGATCTGCATGACAGCGTAGTACAGGATCTGGTCGGATTGAAACTGCACCAGGAAAATGCTATCCGCGCGCTGCAACGAAGTCATCCGGGAATGGATTTGGCAAGATTCGAACAGAACCTGGCCTATATCAACACGGCCATCATTCAATTGCGTGAGATCATCATGGGGCTGAGACCGGCCATTCTTGACGATCTCGGTCTGATCCCGGCCCTGGAATGGTATTGTCGCGAATTTTCGAAAACGTACGCTCAATTTCGCTTATCTGTTGACATGGACACGCCGAACGTTCCCATCCCCGAGGATGTCGGCACAGCCGTGTTTCGCATTGTTCAGGAAGCGTTGAAAAATATTGTCAAACACAGCGATGCCTCTTGCATCATGGTTACCATCAAGTCGGACGACCATGTTCTCGAGGTACGGGTGGAAGACGATGGTCAGGGTATGGACCTTGAGCGTGACGAAATCGAACTGTTGAGCATGGGATTTTCGGGAATGCGTGAACGGGCGGAAGCTGTTCACGGTGAATTCCGTGTTCATTCCAGTCCGGGGGAGGGTGTTGCCATTTGTGTGCTCTTTCCCCTGGATGATTCTCATACCGGGCAGAGCGGGGGTCCAGACGAATCAGACAGATCTCTCCGCCTGACCTGA